The region GTTGTGGGCGCTGAGGTAGTCCTTCACTGCATACAGACTCTGGTAGGGCACGTGGATGTCCACGGGCAACTCACTGTTTACAGGGTGGAGCCAGAAGTCCAACTGGTAGAAGAGAAGGAAGGATTATCTAGAGAATATATAAGGTTATCTAGAGAATATATAAGGTTATCTAGAGAATATATAAGGTTATCTAGAGAATATATAAGGTTATTTAGAGAATATATAAGGTTATCTAGAGAATATATAAGGTTATCTAGAGAATATATAAGGTTATCTAGAGAATATATAAGGTTATCTAGAGAATATATAAGGTTATCTAGAGCTCTGCACCCCCACCAGTCATCTAGAGCTTGTACATATCACTGGTCTAAACAGTGAGTATAgtatattattgtattattcttACACCCCAGTAAGTGTCCTTCTCCAGAGCACGTAGGAGCTGAATCTGTTCCTCAGATTCCACATTGACCCTGATGACCTGGTCTCTGAGTGGGGAAGAAAGATACTATAAAATTATATAGAAATCTTAATAAATGCTTCATTTATCTTCCAGTTCAGAGAAACAATATGTTTTACGTTACATGGTGGTTTTAGTGAATTTTAGGaattaaaatatatagattttagGGATTGACAGAAATCGATTCTCAGAAGCATTGCTAGAGCCATGGCTGATTAAAtagttatattatttatttggatGAAAACTAGCTCTTGATGGAGTAGCAGCTACTCTGAGATCCACACAAAACTCAAAACATAACAAATACGAAAACACTGACGTGGTGACAGGacactctaggtttcttcctaaaattcggccttcttagggagtttttcctagccactgaaatccaacactactgttgtttgctccttggggtttaaggccgggtgtctctgtaaagcactttgtgacaactgctgttgtaataaagggctttataaataaatttgattgattgattgacacaaATGTATTCTAGCAAAAAACAACGTGTGCATTCTGTGTGTGGGCGCACTCCTGTgcacgtgtctgtctgtgtgttgtagtTTGTGCTAGAGTAcacgtgtgcgcgcgtgcgcgtatatatatatatgcctcCTAACTGTCTCCTCACTGTCCCCATTGTGCcatcacatttttcttttataatttctttaGAGGTTTTCCTGTTTGCTTGAGTGATTGAACAAAGGTGTGGGCTGGGCATAATCTCTGATTCATTTTTTGATTGTAGGGACTGCGAAAAAGACCTCTGGTGGCATGTGTGGTGGAGTAGATAAGGGTGTCTGAGCTAGATGCTATTTGATTAAATAGACAATTTTGACTTTTATTATGGTATTCTTTCTCATCAAATCTCAAACAGAGGCAGTCAGTGTTATTTCACGCCACAACCAAGGAGGACTGCCATGCATGGTGTTGCTGCGAGCTATGTTTGTGCAGTTAAGGGTGACCTCATAGAGCTTTGTTTTGTGCCAGTCTTTCTCTGCTGCATATGTTAGTGGACAGTGGTCAAGATAGGACCACACCAAGACCTCAATAAACTTAAggtccaaaatatatttttggacaCTCAGTTGAAAAAGTAACTTTTCAAATCTTTGATGGCTGGTGATGTGAACCATATGAAAACTGCTTCtcaataaagattttgatcaGTAAAATCAAACACTgcacataaaaaataaacaatacagttTCAACCACAACTTTTTAGTCAGTTGTCATGACACAAGTTACCTTTTTTGTAATGCTGAAAGAAATGTGTGTCCCAATAACGTGGCCTATTGTTCTGATATGTCTTTCTGTTAATTAAGAATTTCAGTTATAACTGGCCTCTAAAATAGGTCTATTCATTTCAAAAGGTAAAAATGAACTTACCCAAAGAATACTTTCTCACAGTTGGCGGCTGCAAGCAGCACTAAGAGAAACAAAACCTTCATCGTTCCTGTTCTGTATGGCTCCCTAGGGCTCTCAATGCACCTGCCCTTATACACAGCAACAGGTGCGATATTCCCATGCAAGTATTGCTTCATAATCTACTGAGAAGTTCCATTTGACGTGGTGCAACTCAATAGGGTTAGAGTTATTTGGGGGACAGGGCATGGTGCTTTAGCTTTATTTGTTCATTCCATGGCTGCCCCTTAACATCTGTAGCTAGCTGTTCTTTCCCTGGCCACCTGATAATAGTGCTGGTATTATTTAAGAGCCTTAGCTCTATTGAGAGGCCTCCCGACTTGTGATCAGTATAGGAAATTACAGAATAGAATATGCAATTTTCTTTTATTGTAACAGGTCAGGGCTATCTGCCTACAATGCTGGAtagtttttaaacatttttcaaTGGCGCCACATGGGTTATTTGGCTGCCATAATTGCAaataaatgttcacattttataCAGAATATAACCACAGggaatgttttgaaataaatcatATGAAAATAGTGTGGGAAATATTCCAAAGAATTGTTTTGAAACCGTACTTAATTGGAGATTCGTGAGTCCTGTTCTGCCTTTTACAGCCAGTTACATTAACTTGTCCTAAACACGTGACCGAAACCATTTCCCGCCTTAAACATAACTTTCTAAGGAAAAACCTGACTGAGCTTGTTTAACGTTTGTCTAGCCAAAATGGGTTTTCTGAAACAAATTGATGTGGAGAATTTTAAGTCATGGCGAGGGAAGCAAGTAATTGGACCTTTCAAAAGGTTTAATTGCATTATTGGCACAAATGGATCCGGTAAGTGTTAATTAACAATGACTTTCTGTTGAGCAACTAACTAGCTAATGTTGTGCTTGCTAAGTCTGTAATGGCGCTATAACTAGCTAATGATGCTTATCTGTTATTCTAGTCGTCTGTTTTTCTAGCCACCTCATTTTGTGTTGCAAGATAGCTAGATAGCCAATGCAAATTCAGGTaaaaagctaacattagctCGCTATTACGTGTCATATCTTGTCCGACAAAATCAACCATTTTCCATAGGAAAGTCAAATGTGATGGATGCCTTGAGCTTCGTGATGGGTGAGCGGGCTGCGACTCTCCGAGTGAAGCACACCCGAGACCTCATCTACGGAGCCCACATCTGCAAGCCCGCGTCCACCACAGCCAGTGTCACCATGCGGTATTGCGAAGACAATGGAGAGGAACTGAACTTCTGCAGGAGCATCTCAGGTGCCTTAGATTACATTAAGGCGCTGGTCACCAATACCTTTCAGCAAGCTAGATGttttatatgaaaaaaaattattgtaataATGTGGAATTATCACAAATTTGTTCAGGTCTGTGTGTACTTCCACATATTTAACAGGTGTTAAGTTTTGGTCCATAATACAAATACTACTGTAGTTGAATAGATATTGATAGCTAAGTACCAATTTCCGAACTGTGTTTCATGATTCTGGTCGTGTGAATGAATGTTCGTACAGGCCTATTATTGTGATATTCATTGAGTAGAATGCTAGTTAAGCCGGTGGGTTTAATCTGCTTTTGCAAGACCTAATGGAAGAAAAATGCTTTTTGATGACTTGCGAAACTGTGTACACTAATGTAGATGATTGGTCAAGACGACAAATATTTAAGcagagaaaacatatttttgataGGTAGCATAGTCTTACAAATACCATGAATAACAAATTGACTACGAACGTGAAACTGAATTCTCGATCGGTGTCCAGATTTTATCGCGTGGCCTTTCACAGCGGTTAAGGACTGATGCCGCATCCCATTTACGTCGGAACTGGGAATGACGTCACACCTGGGTTAATTCAAGTTGATCGCGTTCTAAAAGTCCAAGTGGGAAAGCAAGATGGGCGCCCCCATTAAAGCTTTTGTTGTGCTTGCCCTTTCGGaatatatacaatgtttttcattgtatttcattgtgtagTACAATGTTTGACCACTTTTTAATCTGCCATAACCAGTAACTTAACCTGGAGCCTGGACAGGTGAGTGCTCTTCAGAATATTGTAACATAACTATAAACGTCATTTTCCTATATGatttataacactagtctgttaaATGGCATAAGGTGCTGCCATCTTGAATTACCAACTCGGGACTAGTGCGGTTACTTCGACTTTCCCGAGTTGGAATTTCGACTTGAGGGGGTGTTCCATTTGAAATTTCCGACTTGGAACTCGGAAATTCCGACCTCCGAGTACAAATGGAACGCGCCATGACTCACGTCTTGGGGATGAGAAAGCCACTGAGATGgatttccttccctccctcaaGGGAGTGACCTTGTAGGGGCTTGTGCTGGGTTTTCCAGTGTCAACTTGCAGTTTTTCATAATATTCATTTTTGGACACCACAATCCTGTTATCCGTGAtcattgtatttaaaatattatataaaatagAATTGTGTTAAAGTGTTTtaacaagaaaataaacactTCCCAGATAAATagtttaaacagttttttttaggtGGACTAAGACTTgagcacagtactgtacattacattttccaGGGGACTGCTCTCAGTACCGCATCAACGGGATACAGATCACTCTGGCCAGGTACACAGAGGAGCTGGAGAAGATAGGCATTGTGACCAAAGCTAGAAACTGTCTGATATttcaggtaaacacacacaaagccacagAGCCACCAGGTTTTGTATTCATAAATGATTATGAGGCTGATAACTCTGTGCcattaaataaaatggaatAAGCAAACGGGTGGGACCAATTAATATGGACAACTTTATGTTTCCTGCAACGCCAGGGGGCAGTGGAGTCCATTGCCATGAAGAACCCAAAGGAACGGACCAGGATGTTTGAGCACATCAGCCAATCCCTGGGGCTGTCTGAGGAGTACGACAGGAAGAAGGAATCTCTACAGAAGGCCAAAGAAGACACGCATTTCCACTTCAACAAGAAGAGGACCGCCACTGCAGAAAGGAAGCAGGTCTTAGCAGAGAAGGTGGAGGTAAGACGACAGGCCACAGGCAGGAGAAACAGACATAGGAGATTCGCCTTCTGCAATTGGACAAACGTAACACTCATACAGAGATCTGATCTGGCAGTTTTTGCAAGGAACACATCCTCCTGAGTTAAAAGATCTGGatgcatacacatacatttGGGAGCACAATTATGAACAAAAATCATATATTTAGCCTAAATTTCTTGGGGTATTTCAATTCTTAATGCGTATGAACCCTGGGGATTTGACTGTagggaaaataatattgtattACCACACTGAAGTATAAAAGCAACATGCAATATCAGCGATTTAACTGAGTTCTTAAAAGGCAATTAGTCAATTAGAATATTAGTCCATATCTATGGATTTCACATCACTGGGAATGCAGATGTTGATCACAGATATCTTAAAATGTTGGGGTGTGGATGAGGAAACCAGTCACTATCTGATCTGAACACCATAGACATGATACAACTGTTGATTGTGACCTGTAGAATGTTGTCCCACTTCTACCGTAGCTGTGTAGTGTCTACATGTTGTCGGGAATTGAAACACACCGATCCAGAAAAATCCCAAATGCGATCAGTAGTTGACACatctggtgtgtttgtggtgcATGGAAGTactgtgtacagatccttgtgACATGGACCTGTGCGTTATCTTGCTGAAACACAAGTTGATGGCAGTGGATAAATAGCACCACAGTGGTCATCAGGGTCTCATCACAGTATTTCCTTGTATTCAAATTGCCATTGATAAAATGTAGTTGTATACATTGTGTGTTATATTATGGGTTTATGGTACTTGTCTGATCCATAAACTCAGCTCTAGCTCGTTCATAAAGTTGATATCAGCAAACTGCTTGCCCATACAACGCCACACACTGTTGGCCACCAGCTAAAACCAGGATTTAACCGTCAAGTGCAAATTTCTCCAGCGTGCCAAGGAGCATTGACAGCGGTTCTGAATGTTACGTTTCTGCAGGTGGCTAAAGACCCTAGTGATGACAATGAGCAAATAAATGAGCTTCCCTGATGGTGTTTCTGACTTTGTGCAGAATCTATTTGGTTGTGCCAACCCACGGTTTCATTACGTGTCCGTGTGGCTGGTCTCAGCAGGTAAAGAAGCTGGAGGTGGAGGTTCTGGGCTGGCGAGCAATTGAGAGGCCGGTTGGAGAtacagcaacattttaaatagtgaCCTCATGGTaacttatggtagagaaattaacataaAATTCTCTAGCAACAGCTGTGGCATTCCTGCAGTTGCCTGAAAACCATCTGTGGTGTTGTGTTATTTGACAAAATGTAGAATTTTATTGTAGCCTTTGTTGTAATTGTAACCTGACACGGTGAATCTGTGGAAACATCTGTTTAATGagcttcttgatatgccacGCCAGTCAGGTGGACGGATTACCTTGTCAAATGAGAAATGCTCACGGACAGCATGCACAAATGTTTAGGGAAATACGCTTTTCTTGCAAAGGAAACAAGTCCTGAATATTCAGCTCATGGGATATTAGAGCAACTCAAATATAtgttgtgtttacattttcGTACACTGTGCgtctgtatatacagtgccttcgtAAAGTATTCAGGCCCCTTCAATTTCTCTACATTTTCGTTTTTGTAATAGATTGTAtttataattgaaaataaaaaactgaaatctttcatgTAAAGAAGTACACAGGCtgtttattcagtactttgtcgAAGTGACTTTGACATCGACCACAGCTTTAAGGCTTCTTGGGTATGTTTCtatcagctttgcacacctggttTGTGCAGTTTTCTCACATTATTACCTTGCAAATCTTGTCAAGCTCTGATTGAATGACGAGCGTCTGTGAACTGCGATCTTCGGGTGTCCGTatgatgttcaatggggtttgGTTGTGCCACTCAAGGGCTTTCCAAAGCCACTCCGGCATTATgtttgatgtgtgctttgggttgatGTCGTGCTGAACGATGGATTTGTTTCCCCGGTCTGAGGTTTGTCGCTAAGGACCGTTCTGTATTTGTCGCTGATCGTCCTTCGTTTAATCCTAACCAGTCTGGATTCCACCACAGTGCCTCTCTGTTCTCATCTCCCAGGCCCAGAAGTACCAGGCATTGGTGGATGACCTGAACCAGGGTCGTCTGCAGCTTAACCTGTTCCAGCTCTACCACAATCAGCAGGGCCTGAGTGCCCTCTCAGAGACTCTGAGGCAGAGACAGGAGGACGTGTCCAACCAGAAGACATGCCTGGAGGGGTGGGAGCAGACTGTCAAAACCCAGAAGAAAGAACATGGACGCCTCAATAGGGAGTTGCAGCTGATCGAGAAGGAGATACGGTGGGTTAGAGTCGTGGAggaggattgtgtgtgtttgagaaagagagtgggtgtgtgtggcgtAGAGATGTATGTGTGAGGGTGCGTTTGAGACACGGATAGACAGGAGATGTGTGTTTGAGACcgagagatgtgtgtgtttgaaacagacgtgtgtgtgtgtgtcgctaaCCTGTTAGGTCTGGTGTTGTTAAGAAGAAACAACcctctcctccatgtctgtGATAGTGGTCAGGAGCAGGCCTTGTCCTTGCGTCGGCCCCAGTACATCAAAGCCAAGGTGAACACGTCCCACCACCAGAAGAAGGTGGACGATGTTGGTGTGGCCCTGCTGAAAAGCCAGCGGATTGAGGCTAAGAAGGAAGAGGAGCTGGCAGAGTTCAGGCAGGACCTCCAGCAGCTGGAGACAGTCTGGAGGGACTATGAGAGACACGCCCAAGAGGAGGGAGCCCATCTCAGGGCTGATATACAGCTGGAGCAGGATCAGGTAAGTGTAGTGTGTATGGAAATATACGTTAAATtatctacgtgtgtgtgtgcgtttctgtGCACTTGTCAATACAATCCCACCATGCAGTGTCTTTTTTCAGGCATAGACACTCTTAGACTGGCTCCCTAATCATGCTTTCGACCTGTCttataagaaaaatgtaaaattgcaataGAGCCTGGCTTTTTTTTCTGTGATGAATTGGCCTATGCTTTAAAATGGCCTAGGCTTTAAAATAATCTAACAAGTTGCTCTTCACgtacatgtaaaatgtaaattatatcaTAGGACAATTGATATCTGTAAAATATCCAAAACCGTGTGATGTAATTTTGCTACAGTGTTGTTCTCAGATTACAACGGTAATTGCATAGATGCATCTTAAATGCTTGTTCTCCACTCTATGGTGGAAATGTGTCGAGTTGCatgaatttttttaaatttggaAATGCCCTTGCAATGCCTTCTTATGCGTTCTTCTGTGCAGTTAGACCGCTATAATGAGCTAAAGGAGCTGGCCAGGAGGCAGGGGGCTGTTATGTCCCAGCAGGCTGAGAAGCTTCACTGGGAGGTCAGGGCTGGACATGAGAAGATTGAGTTCAACCAGCGGAGGAAGAAAGAAGTGGAGGTACTAGTTACTTGTATGGTTTTATAATAAGCTCTCCTTAATAACTGTGAGGGTATCTGTCAATTTTTGAAGGACATTTTACTTCATTTTACTGATGTTTCAGAGTAGAGTCAAATCATTTATCTTGTTCAAAGACACTTTCCCCAAATGTGAACAATCCATTAAACTTGGCCTTTAATTAGCCAAGTATCTAAGTAGAAATGAATGGCACAATAGGCATAGGCTTTATCGGCCAAGCAATCATCTCCAACAGCACCTTCTCCCTCAAGACTTGTTCACCAAAGTACCAATTGTTATGTTGTAGTGCAGAGTTCTCAAAGTCTACATTCAAAGGTCCAAATCTGAATTTTCATCAATGACAAAGGTCCGGAACTATTggtaattacaaaatgtgtttttaataaagatgtataacaaattaacattcattttatgatatttcttatttttataaCTCATCCGTTTAGTTGATTAATATTTAAATTTCTGCATAATTAAGGGCGTGGTCCACTCCGTTGACTGACAGGTGGATTGCCGCTGCTGTTggtctctcactcgctctctctaGCTGTTTGTCTGCTGTTGGCTGTTAGCCAGCCGTCACGTTTCTTCCTCAGCTAATTCCAGCTGCTGAACTGGACATATCGGccatgttcttgtttttttttctggattatttcatacaatttaatacaCGCATTATACCTTCGCCCACGCCTTTGTATTCCGTCGTTGTCGAGTATCAAGAGAACAaccagggctgtttttctgttgttttcctctgtgaacATGCACTCATGGATGTCTGATAATTTATGTTGCTTTTTTGTGGAGATTCCAGATAAAAAAATCAGTGAGCACGGATTTCTAGCGCATTTACTCGAACTTCTTAGGTAATAAATATGGTTTGACCGATTTGAGAGCTAGGTTTCAGGTTTCAGCATCCAGGCTCCTCGCTGAGCTCATCCCGCCTCTTTGCCCATTTCTGTTTATCCGGGAGTGACGTGCGTTGACGCGCTGCCAAAATGGCGACGGTTGGCTCCGCCCACTTTAGGCTTCAAAACTGCTCTTCACAAACCTACGGGTGACGTCACGGACACTACgtccacattttttttacagtctatggttgaaATACGAAATGGAGGCGGGTCCAGATTGAATTCCCTCCGGATCCGGACCGGAGTCCGGACTTTGAGAAGTGCTGTTGTAGTGGGGCAGCTGCAGTGCAGCTACACTGTCTCCATGCTATAATGACTCGGGCTAAACTGTCCCCATGCTGCACTGTCCCCATGCTGCACTGAATCAGGGCTGCACTGTCCCCATGCTGCACTGACTCAGAACTAAACACACTAATAATATTTTAACTCACAGCGAGGTCAACTTGTGCCAGGTCTGTTTGTGAGTTGTGCCAGGTCTGTTTGTGAGTTGTGCCAGGTCTGTTTGTGAGTTGTGCCAGGTCTGTTTGTGAGTTGTGCCAGGTCTGTTTGTGAGTTGTGCCAGGCCTGTTTGTGAGTTGTGCCAGGCCTGTTTGTGAGTTGTGCCAGGCCTGTTTGTGAGTTGCTAAAAAATATTGTCTCTGCTCACCATGTCACTGCCTTGGTGTGTTTCGACATTTTCAATATAGGGAAGCATTAAGCAGAACCAGACTCATCTGGAGGACATTACTAGAAGAGCAAACAAGCTGGAGGAGTACACCAACACCTGCCAGTAGGTCACATGTTAGATACTCCCCGATCTACATTACATGAACAACGGTTTTGTGTAACTTCTGTTCTTTATGCTAAACAATAGCTGTTCTGTGTAGCCATGTGTTCAATAATAAATAGTGGTTTGACAAGAATTCTGGGTAATGCGgtattgtgtgtgggtgtggtggaGCAGGGCCTCCCTTGAGGAGTCTCGTCAGCAGGAGAAGGTGCTGTCTTCAGAGCTGCAGGGGGGGAGAACGAGGGAGGGGCAGGTCAACCAGGAGTTAGGGGATGTACTGGGGGAGCTGCAGAACGCACGTCTGGACAGCCATGAAAATAAGAGGCAGCAGCAGCGGAAAGAGGTCCTGGAAAACCTCAGTAGGCTCTACCCAGATACACTGGTGAGACGTCATACTACCCACCAACACTAGTGCAGGGCTGGGGCAAGGTGAGGCTGATTCAGTCGGCCCGCAAGTTCTCATCTTAACTCTCAAGGCCACGGTTAACCTTGTAAATCAAGATATCAAGTGTGTATGAGTTCTAATGGACATTTTCAAATAGCAGCCGTCTTCCTGAGAGGCGACTTGATTTTTACTACAACAAACGTACTAGTTTTGTCTTCGAGCGGGGGAGGCCACTCCTGGTGGTGGGCCGGATCTCAAATCACGCCGACTCATACACACGTGCCAGTGTCAGATGCTTGGACCACTAGCCCAGAAGGTTTTCTCCAAACCCTGTGAACCCGTTCTGTTGTCCCTCCCTCCAGTTGGGTCGTCTGGTGGACCTGTGTAGCCCCATCCATAAGAAATACCAGCTGGCCGTCACCAAGGTGTTTGGCCGCTACATGAACGCGATTGTGGTGTCATCGGAGAAGGTGGCCAGAGACTGCATCCGGTTCATAAAGGAGGAGCGGGCGGAGCCAGAGACCTTCTTACCAATCGACTATCTGGATGTGAGTGGACGACACGCCCCATGAGATCAGCGTCCAGCTGTGGGATGCGTTCATTGACGTCCAAAAGCGTGTTAAGTGGTGGGAGTATCAGCGGGGTGTTTGGTGGAAACGCTACATGATGTTTCTGTGTCGTGTCCAGGTCAGTCCTCTTAATGAGCGGCTGCGTGAGGTGCGTGGGGCTAAGATGGTGGTGGACGTGGTGCATTGTTCCCCGACTGCCCCCCAACTGAAGAAGGTGATCCAGTTCGTCTGTGGCAGTGCCCTGGTCTGCGAGACCCTTAAAGAGGCCCGGGTCATCGCATACGATGGACCTGAGAGACTCAAGGTGAGTCGGGCCGTTGTCGTGCGGTCGGCATTTCTCTTGCCAGGTCATCATtgtaaattagatttggttctcAGTCTGCCTAAATAACGATATGCACCAGACAGGCAGTCTGGTCAATCAGATGTTCGTACAGCCTGGTCTGGAGCTACCCCATGTCAGTTTTGGTTGCACCCAATACACTAGTGATAGTCAGGCTAATGAATAAGGATGCCCTCCCCCCAGACAGTATCTCTGGATGGTACCATGTTCTCCAAGTCGGGGGTGATTTCCGGGGGCTCCAGCCACCTGCGGAGCAAAGCTCTGCGCTGGGATGAGAAGGACGTGAACAAGCTGAAGGAGCGCAAGGATCAGCTGACGGCTGAGCTGCGCGTGAGTCTGCACCGTTGCACCCCTTTTTACACTTTCTGTGGGAGAAGTGTAGTCCTACCAGTGTGTTACCGAAACACAAGGAATTATTATGGTGTTGGCGTTAATGTGTAGTTAAACTTAGAGTGTTATGTTTTTCCGATCATCCTCTGGTAGTTCTGTAACTGAGACGTGTCTATGTGACAGGTTCTGATGAAGCTTAAGCGTAAGGAGACAGAGCTGAAGCAGATTCAGGCACAGGCCCAAGGGGTTCAGACTCGTCTCAAGTATTCCCAAACTGATCTGGACTCCATCTGCAAGAAGAGCATTCCCAAGTACCACGCGGTAAACTGACTACACTTCTGCCGATGCCAATCGCATACCACAACTTCAAAGGTCTATTGAACTCTTTACGTTATGCATCACAACCACTACAGTCAGAGCTCCTCTGGTTCGCCGtcggagagagaaaaagacagaggcaATCTGCCCAGTGCGATTACTGAAATGCAACTCTAGTTGTGATAAAACCTAACATCTGTGTGCTCCTGCAGGAGATCTCTCGTCTTGAGGCGGAGCTGGTCAATGTGGAGGCCCAGCTGGTTATGcagaaggagagggtggagatgAAGGAGCTGGAGATGAAGGAACTTCAAGACCGTATCGACCAGGTGGAACCGTCACCACCTTAGAACCACCGAGCATCTTGCCATGTCTTTACCCGTCTGAGAGCGTTCTCATAACGTCCTGACAACTGCACTGATAACGTTTCAGCCGTGGGAAAGCGGAAATGGTTAGTGGGGTGTGTGGCagtaatgttgttgttgttgtgtgttcaggTCGACGACATGGTGTTCAGAGACTTCTGTGCTGAGATCGGTGTGGCCAACATCAGGGAGTATGAACAGGAGCATCTTAGACAGCAGCAGGACCTGGACAGGAAACGGTACTGGGTTCTCCTTACTCCATTAAATGAACGCAAACTATGTCAGTCTGTTGAAATGGTTGCTAGTCAAGTCAAGCAGCAGATACAAAGGTGATTTGGCGCTCGGGAATGTTTTCCTAGAAACATTGTTCCTGAATACATAATCTGACCCTACAAACTAAAGGCAGAGTGCCACATCTGCCAATTGGGGAGTGAGCTTGAGTGAAAATCTGGGTTGGGGTGATACAGCCTAAAAAAAGTTTGTTGACCTTTTTATTGAGAAATTGTCTATATTACGTTGTATTCAGAATTTGGGACATTGACAGTgaacagctccgggaaaaatgaagagaccactgcacctttttctttcctttgcaaaaaagttgaaaaggaaagttttgagtgaggaacagaagcgttcaatttgcagtggccttttaattttaacccttctgttcctcactcaaaaccttccttttcaacatatTTGGAAAAGAAATAacaagtgcagtggtctcttaattttttcacattttatattttactatAAATGATCAATTGTATACATCACACAATCCAGAGGTTGGCAGTGTGAGTCCTTGAGacagaatctaaacacagatggcCTCTTGTCCCTTTCTGAATGAGTTTAATCataacaaaacacattcatataGTAATAATACAATTGGAATACTACACCATTGATGCCAAAACCCACAGAACATTAGTTATGGACGAATCCATGCCATGACACATTTCTAGCATTATCACCATCCACTAGTACATACATCCATATTTCTGTTATCTTTCTTGATCAGCAGGTTTTATGCACAACTAGTTCTGGGGAGGCTTTGATGTTCCTTTATTATTTGTAGGTACATAACATTTGGAAACATCCATCCTCTTCCTCAGGTTGGAGTTTGAGTCCCAGCGGACGCGTCTCAATGCCCAGGTGGAGTATGAACATGACCAGCTGGAACAGCAGAGGAAGAAAACCAGCAAAC is a window of Esox lucius isolate fEsoLuc1 chromosome 19, fEsoLuc1.pri, whole genome shotgun sequence DNA encoding:
- the smc1b gene encoding structural maintenance of chromosomes protein 1B isoform X1 — its product is MGFLKQIDVENFKSWRGKQVIGPFKRFNCIIGTNGSGKSNVMDALSFVMGERAATLRVKHTRDLIYGAHICKPASTTASVTMRYCEDNGEELNFCRSISGDCSQYRINGIQITLARYTEELEKIGIVTKARNCLIFQGAVESIAMKNPKERTRMFEHISQSLGLSEEYDRKKESLQKAKEDTHFHFNKKRTATAERKQVLAEKVEAQKYQALVDDLNQGRLQLNLFQLYHNQQGLSALSETLRQRQEDVSNQKTCLEGWEQTVKTQKKEHGRLNRELQLIEKEIRGQEQALSLRRPQYIKAKVNTSHHQKKVDDVGVALLKSQRIEAKKEEELAEFRQDLQQLETVWRDYERHAQEEGAHLRADIQLEQDQLDRYNELKELARRQGAVMSQQAEKLHWEVRAGHEKIEFNQRRKKEVEGSIKQNQTHLEDITRRANKLEEYTNTCQASLEESRQQEKVLSSELQGGRTREGQVNQELGDVLGELQNARLDSHENKRQQQRKEVLENLSRLYPDTLLGRLVDLCSPIHKKYQLAVTKVFGRYMNAIVVSSEKVARDCIRFIKEERAEPETFLPIDYLDVSPLNERLREVRGAKMVVDVVHCSPTAPQLKKVIQFVCGSALVCETLKEARVIAYDGPERLKTVSLDGTMFSKSGVISGGSSHLRSKALRWDEKDVNKLKERKDQLTAELRVLMKLKRKETELKQIQAQAQGVQTRLKYSQTDLDSICKKSIPKYHAEISRLEAELVNVEAQLVMQKERVEMKELEMKELQDRIDQVDDMVFRDFCAEIGVANIREYEQEHLRQQQDLDRKRLEFESQRTRLNAQVEYEHDQLEQQRKKTSKLQETMAKEQGRVEEQKKEEEKLLVAVEETQSIVLELKNRLRDKKSQVSDTKALMDQKMKSLQESSKELVKQQREVISAEAAMEQLRLWRHNLLLGCKIQGLPITLLTGNIDDISEVQLDSESMTESTGPTMDIYEREALMVIDYSGLGEELKDIAVEEVDAQVERLQETVSSLEVVLQCSTAPNLKALDRMKEVKSKFQGVLDAFDTSTKAARQCNQDFERVKGKRFRLFSQCFEHVSVVIDQIYKQLCRNNSAQAILSAENPDEPYLDGINYNCVAPGKRFMAMENLSGGEKAVAALALVFAIHSFRPAPFFVLDEVDAALDNTNIGKVTSFIREQSRERVQVIVISLKEEFFCRADALLGVYPEFNECMFSRVLTLDLSPYPLDGEDSEEREDSEEREDVRREWTCEERADM